A window of Parcubacteria group bacterium contains these coding sequences:
- a CDS encoding amidohydrolase family protein, translating to MALDILIKNGTVIDGVGTPAYHADIAIKDGKIEKIGFLGTPSAKTTIDATGLFVAPGFIDINNASDRYWTLFSHPNAESLVRQGITTIIGGNCGSSLSPLTSGNIILSIQKWADVKKINVNWQTTREFFEEIKKRKLLLNFGTLVGHSTLRRGIIKDEFRDLDSKEFSQMKHLLEASINDGAIGFSTGLSYSHAKIVLSEEISGLLSILDSGKIYATHLRDEGAKLYESVVEAIETARKNKTNLEISHFKAVGKNNWPLFKKSLDEIHQAAETGMNINFDVYPYASTATILYTLLPDWIAVGGRTKLVENLKNQQLRARAISEMKQPSVAKAMEGKDEFKDIVIASGDIDKIYIGKTIGNIAKNQGVGVCEAIINLLISAEGRLMVFWNSLSEENLIESLKSPFSIIVSDGVAANLDDAQSNQLFHPRSFGSFTRVLGRYVREKNILSWEEAIKKMTALPALKMGLKNCGVIKDGYFADITVFNPETVKDLATYENPFQYSGGIHSVIINGKMAFSEGKIQNQGLGRLL from the coding sequence ATGGCCTTAGATATTTTAATTAAAAACGGAACGGTGATAGATGGCGTGGGGACGCCGGCGTATCATGCTGATATCGCAATAAAAGACGGAAAGATAGAGAAAATCGGTTTTTTAGGCACGCCAAGCGCGAAAACCACCATTGATGCCACCGGTCTTTTTGTTGCTCCCGGATTTATTGATATAAACAATGCCTCAGACCGGTACTGGACGCTTTTTAGCCATCCGAACGCGGAAAGTTTGGTGCGCCAGGGGATTACCACGATTATCGGAGGAAACTGCGGTTCTTCTTTATCACCGCTAACCTCCGGCAACATTATTTTAAGCATCCAAAAATGGGCCGATGTCAAAAAAATTAACGTTAACTGGCAGACGACCCGTGAATTTTTTGAAGAAATAAAAAAAAGAAAACTACTTTTGAATTTCGGTACTTTAGTTGGTCATTCTACCTTGCGGCGGGGGATTATAAAGGATGAATTTCGGGATTTGGACTCAAAGGAATTTTCTCAAATGAAACATCTGCTTGAGGCCTCTATAAACGACGGGGCGATTGGATTTTCAACCGGACTAAGCTATTCGCACGCTAAGATAGTCTTGTCCGAAGAAATATCCGGCCTTTTGTCGATTTTAGATTCCGGAAAAATTTACGCGACGCATTTAAGAGACGAAGGCGCCAAGCTTTACGAAAGTGTTGTTGAGGCTATTGAAACGGCAAGAAAAAATAAAACAAATCTTGAGATTTCTCATTTTAAAGCTGTCGGAAAAAATAATTGGCCGCTGTTTAAAAAAAGCTTGGACGAGATTCACCAAGCGGCCGAAACGGGGATGAATATTAATTTTGATGTCTATCCGTATGCTTCAACCGCAACCATTTTGTATACTCTTTTGCCCGACTGGATTGCCGTTGGCGGCAGAACAAAACTTGTAGAAAACTTAAAAAATCAACAACTGCGGGCTCGCGCTATTTCGGAGATGAAACAACCCTCCGTCGCTAAAGCTATGGAGGGCAAGGATGAATTTAAAGATATTGTAATCGCGTCCGGAGACATTGATAAAATTTATATCGGGAAAACTATCGGCAATATCGCCAAGAATCAAGGCGTAGGAGTTTGCGAAGCGATAATTAATCTTTTGATTTCCGCGGAAGGAAGATTAATGGTTTTTTGGAATTCTCTTAGTGAAGAAAATTTAATTGAATCGTTAAAAAGTCCGTTTTCTATCATTGTTTCCGACGGCGTTGCCGCCAATTTGGATGACGCGCAATCAAATCAGCTTTTTCATCCCCGCTCTTTCGGCTCTTTTACCAGAGTTTTGGGCCGCTATGTTCGTGAAAAAAACATTTTGAGCTGGGAAGAGGCGATAAAGAAAATGACGGCTTTGCCGGCGCTTAAAATGGGCCTAAAAAACTGCGGCGTTATTAAAGACGGGTATTTTGCCGATATTACCGTTTTTAACCCGGAGACCGTAAAAGACCTGGCGACTTACGAAAACCCTTTTCAGTATTCCGGAGGAATTCATTCGGTTATTATTAACGGGAAAATGGCTTTTTCTGAAGGAAAAATACAAAACCAGGGCCTTGGCCGGCTACTATAA
- a CDS encoding NYN domain-containing protein, producing MKKDENNFAFIDGQNLNLGIQSLGWKLNYWRFRKYLAEKYSVATAYYFIGYVAGNQPLYSELQKAGYVLVFKPTIPDDDGNVKGNIDADLVLQAMIDFPNYNQAIIVSSDGDFYSLVKHLYQNNKLRFVMSPYVKTCSTLLKKEAKERVVFMDNLRKKLEYK from the coding sequence ATGAAAAAAGACGAAAACAATTTTGCGTTTATAGATGGTCAGAATCTTAATCTAGGTATTCAAAGCTTGGGCTGGAAATTAAATTATTGGCGTTTTAGAAAATACCTTGCGGAAAAATATTCTGTAGCAACAGCGTATTACTTTATCGGTTATGTGGCTGGCAATCAGCCGCTTTATTCTGAGCTGCAAAAAGCTGGCTATGTATTGGTTTTTAAGCCAACTATTCCGGACGATGATGGGAATGTAAAGGGCAATATAGATGCCGATCTCGTTTTACAGGCCATGATTGATTTTCCAAACTATAATCAGGCAATCATTGTTTCGAGTGATGGAGATTTTTATTCTCTGGTAAAACATCTTTATCAAAATAATAAATTGCGATTTGTGATGAGTCCGTATGTTAAAACCTGTTCAACTTTACTGAAAAAGGAAGCAAAAGAGAGAGTTGTATTTATGGATAATTTGCGAAAAAAGCTTGAATATAAATGA
- the lexA gene encoding transcriptional repressor LexA: MLTKRQKQILDFYNKFSKKHEYSPSLEETAKHFHLSSVSGIHQHIQALIEKGCLSRQKNKPRGIEIEKSEKLVKIPLLGTIAAGGPIEAIRSPEIIEVMRSMLSSGANHYALKVLGVSMIEEGISDGDIVIVREQSAVNDGEKAVAYLPDKNTVTLKKIYREQNRIKLVPTNKTMKPFYEKNIEVQGKVVGVLRKEI, encoded by the coding sequence ATGTTAACAAAACGCCAAAAACAAATTTTAGATTTTTATAACAAGTTTTCTAAGAAACATGAATATTCCCCTTCTCTAGAAGAAACGGCAAAACACTTTCACCTATCGTCGGTTTCTGGTATCCACCAACATATTCAGGCACTTATAGAAAAGGGATGCTTAAGTAGGCAAAAAAATAAGCCGCGAGGAATTGAAATAGAAAAATCGGAAAAGCTTGTAAAAATTCCCTTGCTTGGCACAATCGCGGCTGGTGGCCCCATTGAAGCAATTAGAAGCCCCGAGATTATAGAAGTTATGCGCAGCATGCTCTCAAGTGGCGCTAATCACTATGCCCTAAAAGTGTTGGGAGTAAGTATGATAGAAGAAGGTATTTCTGACGGCGATATTGTGATTGTTCGTGAACAATCGGCCGTCAATGACGGTGAAAAAGCAGTTGCGTATCTTCCCGACAAAAATACGGTTACTTTAAAAAAGATTTATAGAGAGCAAAATCGTATAAAACTTGTTCCGACAAATAAAACGATGAAGCCGTTTTACGAAAAAAATATTGAAGTTCAGGGCAAGGTAGTTGGAGTTTTAAGAAAGGAAATTTAG
- a CDS encoding N-6 DNA methylase, which produces MSGSKSIINNLPIQDFNLVLDRLGLEKAWYSILATNLSKNNRDDLRYIFDEKEFRNNEIQNFDFIGGLTIGEISVLYEYSLAYTDRDKRKQEGQYFTPDDVAQIMAKKVSSFPKNKLWIDPCSGVGNLSYWLIQHQENKENFLKNNIFLIDRDKLALFIARFVLTVNFQKKDKKLFKNIKSRFIVSDFLLSDNIPKYDYAILNPPYVVVEPDMRFETSTTRDLYAYFLEKVIKTSIGFVSITPQTFTNGQKFNPLRKLLLNNFGDISVYCFDNVPDNIFRGIKFGSKNTNKANSTRAGIIVAKQNDKEQIFRITPLLRWRVKDRQKLLNSVDEFLVQIKPKEDIFPKLQKNLLPLYDFAKRQEKVLAHFVSQRPTQYKLIVPSTPRYFISALKRSVERSSFKTLYFYSEQERDTAYLLLNSSYMYWWWRVNDGGMTISERTLLTLPIINKISIDKNLLLKIEQSERTNCVVKRNAGKDNENVKHDPSLIKEINQCLFPRFANALEMLHNNSVI; this is translated from the coding sequence ATGAGTGGAAGCAAATCAATAATAAATAATCTGCCAATACAAGATTTTAATTTAGTGCTTGACCGCCTTGGATTAGAAAAGGCATGGTATTCAATTTTAGCGACTAACTTAAGTAAAAATAACAGAGACGACTTAAGATACATTTTTGACGAAAAAGAATTTAGAAATAACGAAATTCAAAACTTTGATTTTATTGGAGGCCTTACCATTGGTGAAATTTCGGTACTTTATGAATATTCTCTTGCTTATACAGATCGCGACAAGCGAAAACAAGAGGGACAATATTTTACTCCGGACGACGTTGCACAAATCATGGCAAAAAAGGTCTCCTCTTTTCCAAAAAATAAATTATGGATAGACCCGTGTTCTGGTGTCGGAAATTTGTCTTATTGGCTTATTCAACATCAAGAAAATAAGGAGAATTTTTTAAAAAATAATATATTTCTTATTGATCGTGATAAATTAGCCTTATTTATTGCGCGATTTGTTTTAACAGTTAATTTTCAGAAAAAAGATAAAAAATTATTTAAAAATATAAAATCCCGCTTTATCGTTTCTGACTTCTTGCTTTCTGATAATATACCAAAATATGATTATGCAATTCTTAACCCGCCCTATGTAGTTGTAGAACCCGATATGCGATTTGAAACAAGTACAACAAGAGATCTTTATGCTTATTTTTTAGAAAAAGTTATAAAAACTTCTATCGGTTTTGTTTCAATCACGCCGCAAACATTTACAAATGGTCAAAAATTTAATCCTTTAAGGAAACTACTTCTAAATAACTTCGGTGACATTAGTGTTTATTGTTTTGACAATGTACCTGATAACATTTTTCGCGGGATCAAATTTGGTTCAAAGAATACAAACAAAGCGAATAGTACAAGAGCAGGTATTATAGTTGCAAAACAAAATGATAAGGAACAAATTTTTAGAATAACCCCACTTCTCCGATGGCGTGTTAAAGATAGACAAAAACTTCTTAACTCTGTTGATGAATTTTTGGTTCAAATTAAACCAAAGGAAGATATTTTCCCGAAACTACAAAAGAATTTATTACCTCTTTACGATTTCGCGAAGAGACAAGAAAAAGTATTGGCCCACTTTGTGTCACAACGGCCAACACAATATAAGTTGATCGTTCCATCTACGCCAAGATACTTTATCTCCGCCCTCAAAAGGTCAGTGGAGCGATCTTCGTTCAAAACACTTTATTTTTATAGCGAACAAGAAAGAGACACTGCGTATCTATTACTAAATAGCAGTTATATGTACTGGTGGTGGCGAGTTAATGATGGAGGAATGACGATATCAGAAAGAACATTACTGACATTACCTATCATTAATAAAATTTCAATTGATAAAAACCTTTTGTTAAAAATCGAGCAATCAGAACGAACAAATTGTGTAGTTAAAAGAAATGCAGGTAAAGATAATGAAAATGTAAAACATGACCCGTCATTAATAAAAGAAATTAACCAATGCCTTTTCCCGCGCTTTGCAAATGCACTAGAAATGTTACATAATAATTCTGTAATTTAA
- the mraY gene encoding phospho-N-acetylmuramoyl-pentapeptide-transferase — protein sequence MSEITRLLILTSVSFLVAFSLTPLLTHFLFKYRLGKQIRTEGAPIFAKIHGSKEGTPTMGGILVWGTTLVLAIGFWLFSLFFDGIFNRFNFLSRSQTFLPLGALVFSAILGFADDLLGIFRIGPKGGGLSMKHKIFLYTAVAAIGAWWFYFKLGFDVFYIPFLGDFSVGFWYLPIFIFIIVATAFSTNETDGLDGLAGGVLLFAFAALGALAFTQEHYDLAAFTGVIVGALLAFLWFNIHPARFFMGDTGAMSLGVTLGIVAMLTNAALLLPLIAFILVLESGSVIVQMISKKFRGKKIFLSTPIHHHFEAMGWPETKVTMRFWIISAVTATIGLVIGLLGK from the coding sequence ATGAGCGAGATAACACGACTTTTAATTTTAACTTCAGTTTCGTTTTTGGTGGCGTTTTCTTTAACTCCGCTTTTAACGCATTTTTTGTTTAAATATAGGCTTGGAAAGCAGATAAGAACCGAGGGCGCTCCAATTTTTGCCAAAATTCATGGAAGCAAAGAAGGCACGCCGACTATGGGTGGAATCTTGGTTTGGGGGACAACCCTGGTTTTAGCTATCGGCTTCTGGTTATTTTCTTTGTTTTTTGACGGCATTTTCAACCGTTTTAATTTTTTAAGCCGTTCACAGACATTTTTGCCGCTAGGCGCCTTAGTTTTTTCGGCAATCTTAGGATTTGCCGATGATTTACTTGGTATTTTTCGGATAGGTCCAAAGGGCGGGGGATTGTCAATGAAACATAAGATTTTTCTTTATACTGCCGTGGCGGCCATAGGCGCGTGGTGGTTTTATTTCAAACTTGGCTTTGATGTTTTTTATATTCCATTTTTAGGGGATTTTAGTGTCGGCTTTTGGTATTTGCCGATTTTTATTTTTATAATTGTTGCCACTGCTTTTTCTACCAATGAAACCGACGGTTTGGACGGCCTTGCGGGCGGAGTTCTTTTATTCGCTTTTGCCGCTTTGGGCGCCCTAGCCTTCACTCAAGAACATTATGATTTGGCGGCATTTACCGGCGTTATCGTGGGCGCCCTATTGGCATTTTTGTGGTTTAATATTCATCCGGCGCGGTTTTTTATGGGGGACACTGGTGCGATGTCGCTTGGAGTAACGCTTGGCATTGTTGCCATGCTTACTAACGCCGCGCTTCTTTTGCCGCTTATCGCTTTTATTCTTGTTTTGGAATCCGGTTCGGTAATCGTTCAGATGATTTCAAAAAAATTCCGCGGAAAAAAAATCTTTCTTTCAACGCCCATTCATCACCATTTTGAGGCAATGGGCTGGCCGGAAACAAAAGTTACAATGCGCTTTTGGATTATTTCCGCCGTTACCGCCACCATCGGCCTTGTCATCGGTCTACTTGGTAAATGA
- a CDS encoding D-alanyl-D-alanine carboxypeptidase — MDSTENFYFKMSAVLGIAFLIWVFGAPFKDRPTTADEGPKFQLKGTPLAFTNFAPPKLVVFDDSENVLPKRNWSIQALEIQAEAAVAMRPDALRIYYNKNMEVRRPIASLTKLMTAIVVLENYNLNDIIKISEDNIKREGSQGGLYLNEEITVRSLLAIMLISSSNDAASALAEYRIDFILLMNKKASNLGLKNTNFVNADGLDEDGNYSSALDMAKIFSYLINTYPEILDILKTQNMVVYSNNGKIEHRLKNTNELLRHISEVVAGKTGYTDNAGGSLMLLISSLNFGSEENVITVILGSPDRFGESEKLINWLREAYIW, encoded by the coding sequence ATGGACTCCACTGAAAATTTTTATTTTAAAATGTCTGCCGTTTTGGGTATCGCTTTTTTGATTTGGGTTTTTGGCGCGCCGTTTAAAGACAGGCCAACAACCGCTGACGAAGGGCCGAAATTTCAGCTTAAAGGAACGCCATTGGCATTTACAAATTTCGCGCCGCCGAAGCTAGTTGTTTTTGATGATTCGGAAAACGTTTTGCCAAAAAGAAATTGGTCAATACAGGCATTAGAAATCCAAGCGGAAGCGGCTGTTGCTATGAGACCTGATGCCCTAAGAATCTATTACAATAAAAATATGGAAGTTCGGCGGCCGATTGCCTCTCTTACTAAACTGATGACGGCGATAGTTGTTTTGGAAAATTACAATTTAAACGATATAATTAAAATCTCCGAAGATAATATAAAAAGAGAAGGATCGCAAGGCGGCTTATATTTAAACGAAGAAATAACAGTAAGATCTCTTCTAGCCATAATGCTTATTAGTTCCTCAAATGATGCCGCTTCAGCGCTGGCCGAATATAGAATAGATTTCATTTTGCTGATGAATAAAAAGGCTAGCAATCTTGGCCTCAAAAATACTAATTTTGTAAATGCCGACGGACTAGATGAAGATGGAAATTATTCTTCCGCGCTTGATATGGCCAAAATTTTTAGTTATCTAATAAATACTTATCCGGAAATATTGGATATTTTAAAAACCCAAAATATGGTAGTTTATTCTAATAACGGAAAAATTGAACACCGTCTTAAAAATACCAATGAACTTTTGAGACACATAAGCGAAGTAGTGGCCGGTAAGACTGGCTATACCGACAACGCTGGCGGCTCGCTGATGCTTTTGATTTCCAGCCTAAACTTTGGAAGTGAAGAAAATGTAATAACGGTAATTTTGGGATCTCCCGATCGTTTTGGCGAATCGGAAAAACTTATTAATTGGTTACGAGAGGCATATATCTGGTAA
- the scpB gene encoding SMC-Scp complex subunit ScpB gives MNLISIIESLLFTSGHPIGFKKLSEILEIPEKELENELNILASDYETNNRGFRLVFSDNKVQLVTAPESEEAVKKLIKSDFEEDLSQAALETLAIIAYRGPVSRAVIENLRGVNCSFILQNLAIRGLVEKKNNPEDGRSYIYKVSFDFLKHLGLNKLEDLPNYNELKN, from the coding sequence ATGAATCTTATTTCAATAATAGAAAGTTTGTTGTTTACTTCCGGACATCCTATCGGTTTTAAAAAATTATCAGAAATTTTAGAGATTCCTGAAAAAGAACTGGAAAATGAATTAAACATATTAGCAAGCGATTACGAAACAAACAATCGCGGCTTTCGTTTGGTTTTTTCCGATAATAAAGTTCAGCTGGTAACGGCGCCGGAATCGGAAGAAGCGGTTAAAAAATTGATTAAGAGCGATTTTGAGGAAGACCTATCCCAAGCCGCTTTGGAAACTTTGGCGATTATTGCTTATCGCGGCCCAGTAAGCCGCGCGGTAATTGAAAATTTACGCGGCGTCAATTGCAGCTTTATTTTACAGAACTTGGCCATTCGCGGCCTTGTAGAGAAAAAAAATAATCCGGAAGACGGCCGCTCTTATATTTACAAGGTATCTTTTGATTTTTTAAAACATTTGGGTTTAAATAAGTTAGAAGATTTGCCGAATTATAACGAATTAAAAAATTAA
- a CDS encoding segregation/condensation protein A, which yields MEYKVSLEKFTGPLDLLISLIEEKKMAIGEISLAQVTDQFLEYLKKIKSDVSSEYQRILADFLVVASRLILIKSRSLLPNLVLSVEEEDDIKDLQNRLKAYQEIKTMAKMLGKWTKGRNSYFSREYFLNLQTTFYPPKSITIEDLKNIYELFLKTLPQIEKLEEKGLVRIMSLEEKIEELMGRVSTAAEASFNEISGSTLLTTSGSTLLTTSGSTLLTTSGSTSKAEKINVVLAFIAILMLFRKRVLEISQDKLFGEIKVKKVSDNL from the coding sequence ATGGAATATAAAGTCAGTTTAGAAAAATTTACCGGTCCGTTAGATCTTCTAATTTCTTTAATAGAAGAAAAAAAGATGGCCATAGGCGAAATTTCTTTGGCACAGGTTACGGATCAGTTTTTGGAATATCTAAAAAAAATAAAAAGCGATGTATCTAGCGAGTATCAAAGAATACTTGCTGATTTTTTGGTTGTTGCAAGCCGCCTGATTCTTATAAAATCGCGTTCGCTTTTGCCCAATCTTGTTTTAAGCGTTGAAGAAGAAGATGATATAAAAGACCTGCAAAATCGGTTAAAGGCGTATCAGGAAATCAAAACAATGGCGAAGATGCTGGGAAAATGGACAAAGGGCCGCAATTCTTATTTTTCAAGAGAATACTTTTTAAACCTACAAACCACCTTCTATCCGCCTAAAAGTATTACGATAGAAGATCTCAAAAACATCTACGAACTATTTTTAAAGACTCTGCCCCAGATTGAAAAATTGGAAGAAAAAGGCCTTGTTAGAATAATGAGTTTGGAAGAAAAAATTGAAGAACTTATGGGCAGAGTAAGTACGGCGGCCGAAGCGTCATTTAACGAAATTTCTGGTTCGACTTTGCTCACCACAAGTGGTTCGACTTTGCTCACCACAAGTGGTTCGACTTTGCTCACCACAAGTGGTTCGACCTCAAAAGCAGAAAAGATTAATGTTGTTTTGGCGTTTATTGCGATTTTAATGCTTTTTAGAAAAAGAGTTTTAGAAATTTCCCAAGATAAATTATTCGGAGAGATTAAAGTAAAAAAAGTCAGCGATAATTTATGA
- the aspS gene encoding aspartate--tRNA ligase: protein MKRIFINETISKVGEKVKVSGWVHVRRDHGKIIFIDLRDRSGLLQVVFAGNEDLRKQADQLRSEWVVSIEGTVKERPENLKNPKLETGEIELAAEELEVLNEAKTPPFEIGEKDKVGEELRMEYRYLDLRDPKMQKNLTKRSEVLRFLNNYLKEQKFIEVETPDLTKGTPEGAREFVVPSRKHPGNFYVLPQSPQQFKQLLMVAGLERYFQIARCFRDEDSRGDRQPEFTQLDVEMSFVEEDDVLDLIEGMMIKLVETIFPEKKIWKKPFPRMDYDEVMARYNSDKPDLREDPEGVASRPYGAGKNNPDELAFAWVVNMPLLEYSKTEKKWVSSHHPFTAPAGNFEEILAGKPADIDMTHPEKLKAKAYDLVLNGSEIGGGSIRIHKRELQNKMFEVLGVEKKDIEARFGHMLRAFEYGAPPHGGIALGLDRLMMILMNEQSIREVIAFPKTGDDRDLLMGAPSEVNEKQLKELHISVKK, encoded by the coding sequence ATGAAACGCATATTTATAAACGAAACAATTTCAAAAGTGGGAGAGAAGGTTAAGGTTTCCGGCTGGGTTCATGTGCGCCGCGACCACGGCAAGATTATTTTTATTGATTTAAGAGACCGCTCCGGCTTGCTCCAGGTTGTTTTTGCAGGAAACGAAGATTTGCGAAAACAAGCCGACCAGCTTCGCTCCGAGTGGGTTGTTTCAATTGAAGGCACGGTAAAAGAGCGGCCGGAAAATCTGAAAAACCCAAAACTGGAAACCGGCGAAATTGAACTTGCCGCCGAAGAACTGGAAGTTTTAAATGAGGCCAAAACTCCACCTTTTGAAATTGGAGAAAAAGATAAAGTAGGGGAGGAGTTGCGGATGGAATATCGCTATCTTGATTTGCGCGACCCAAAAATGCAGAAAAACTTAACGAAGCGCTCTGAAGTTTTAAGATTTTTAAATAATTATCTAAAAGAACAAAAATTTATAGAAGTTGAAACACCGGATTTAACCAAGGGCACGCCCGAAGGAGCGCGGGAATTTGTTGTGCCTTCCAGAAAGCACCCGGGTAATTTTTATGTTTTACCCCAGTCGCCCCAGCAATTCAAACAGCTTTTAATGGTCGCCGGTTTGGAGAGATATTTTCAAATTGCTCGCTGTTTTAGAGATGAAGATAGCAGGGGAGACCGCCAGCCGGAATTTACCCAGCTTGATGTTGAAATGAGTTTTGTTGAGGAAGACGACGTCTTGGATTTGATTGAAGGAATGATGATTAAACTTGTTGAAACAATTTTTCCAGAAAAGAAAATTTGGAAGAAGCCGTTTCCGAGAATGGATTATGATGAAGTAATGGCAAGATATAATTCCGATAAACCGGATTTGCGCGAAGACCCCGAAGGAGTCGCTTCGCGACCCTACGGGGCAGGTAAAAATAATCCCGATGAATTGGCTTTCGCCTGGGTAGTGAATATGCCGTTATTGGAATATTCCAAAACCGAAAAAAAATGGGTTTCATCGCACCATCCGTTTACTGCGCCCGCCGGAAATTTCGAAGAAATTTTGGCGGGCAAACCCGCTGATATCGACATGACTCATCCGGAAAAATTAAAAGCAAAAGCATATGACTTGGTTTTGAATGGCAGTGAAATAGGCGGTGGAAGCATCAGAATCCATAAAAGAGAATTGCAAAATAAAATGTTTGAAGTTTTAGGAGTTGAGAAAAAAGACATTGAGGCGCGTTTTGGCCATATGCTTCGCGCTTTTGAATATGGCGCTCCACCGCATGGGGGCATTGCGCTTGGGCTTGATCGGCTCATGATGATTTTAATGAATGAGCAGTCAATTAGGGAAGTTATTGCGTTTCCCAAAACCGGCGATGATAGAGATTTGCTGATGGGCGCACCATCAGAAGTTAACGAAAAACAGTTAAAAGAATTACATATTTCTGTAAAAAAATAA
- the prfB gene encoding peptide chain release factor 2 (programmed frameshift), producing the protein MIENLKEKIQGLLTKSRITADRLDLPGKKSRIEELKKETEKSDFWKNQDKAKLVQKEISELEKEIHAWSDFETEAVEILELATLGEKESDKKLLNETAEKFAALEARFSKAELQVFLSGKYDKNNAILTISAGVGGRDAQDWASMLLRMYSRFVESRGWESGILSESLGEEGGVKSATIEVRGSYAYGYLKNEAGVHRLVRISPFSPNKLRHTSFAALEVVPEIESKDINIKTEDLRVDTFRSSGAGGQNVNKRETAVRITHLPTGIAVAVQTERSQSKNHDKAMQLLASKLHALQIKKEEVELAKVKKIKKSAEWGAQIRSYVFHPYQMVKDHRTDYETSQVEKVLDGDLDEFIEAELKK; encoded by the exons ATGATAGAGAACTTAAAAGAAAAAATTCAAGGATTACTCACTAAATCCCGCATTACTGCGGACCGTCTT GATTTACCCGGAAAGAAATCCAGGATTGAAGAATTAAAAAAAGAAACCGAAAAATCTGATTTTTGGAAAAATCAGGATAAAGCCAAATTGGTTCAAAAAGAAATTTCGGAACTTGAAAAAGAAATCCACGCTTGGAGCGATTTTGAAACCGAAGCCGTTGAAATTTTGGAACTTGCCACTTTGGGAGAAAAAGAATCCGACAAAAAACTTTTAAACGAAACTGCGGAAAAATTTGCCGCTCTTGAAGCAAGATTTTCTAAAGCGGAACTTCAAGTTTTTCTTTCTGGAAAATACGATAAAAATAACGCCATTCTAACAATTTCGGCAGGAGTTGGAGGCCGCGATGCCCAAGATTGGGCATCGATGTTACTAAGAATGTACAGCCGGTTTGTGGAATCTCGAGGATGGGAATCCGGCATTCTTAGCGAATCTTTAGGTGAAGAAGGCGGAGTAAAAAGCGCCACTATTGAAGTGCGCGGTTCTTACGCTTACGGGTATTTAAAAAATGAAGCCGGTGTTCATCGCCTCGTGAGGATTTCTCCATTTTCACCAAATAAATTGCGCCACACTTCTTTTGCCGCTTTGGAAGTAGTGCCTGAAATTGAATCTAAAGATATTAATATAAAGACAGAGGACTTAAGAGTTGATACATTCCGATCTTCCGGTGCCGGCGGGCAAAACGTAAATAAGCGCGAGACAGCGGTCAGAATTACTCATTTACCAACCGGAATTGCCGTGGCTGTCCAAACAGAACGTTCCCAATCGAAAAATCACGATAAAGCCATGCAGCTTTTAGCTTCCAAGCTTCACGCGCTACAAATAAAGAAAGAAGAAGTGGAATTAGCTAAAGTTAAAAAAATTAAAAAATCAGCCGAATGGGGTGCCCAAATCCGTTCCTATGTGTTTCATCCTTATCAAATGGTAAAAGACCATCGCACCGATTATGAAACTTCCCAAGTTGAAAAAGTTTTAGACGGCGATTTAGACGAATTTATAGAAGCAGAGTTAAAAAAATAA
- a CDS encoding septum formation initiator family protein, translating into MKIIEKDNISIYKRLIKSKIFFIFLVPISIALIIGIFQNLYHRYQVKIDLDRLNAEIMSLNKQKEDMDKLLDYYKSSSNLEKEARVRLNYKKEGEKVVVILPTAATSSGSETISASPVSNTNLPNYKQWWYYFFGK; encoded by the coding sequence ATGAAAATAATAGAAAAAGACAATATTTCAATTTATAAGCGTCTTATAAAATCAAAGATATTTTTTATTTTTCTTGTTCCGATTTCAATCGCGTTAATTATCGGTATTTTTCAGAACCTTTATCACCGCTATCAAGTTAAAATAGACCTGGATCGGCTCAACGCGGAAATTATGAGTCTTAATAAACAAAAAGAAGATATGGATAAATTACTCGATTATTATAAGAGCTCTTCAAATTTAGAAAAAGAAGCGCGGGTGAGGTTAAATTATAAAAAAGAAGGTGAGAAAGTTGTTGTCATTTTGCCGACCGCCGCAACGTCGTCGGGCAGTGAAACAATCTCCGCATCGCCCGTTAGCAACACAAACTTACCTAATTACAAACAATGGTGGTATTATTTTTTCGGTAAATAA